One window of the Janthinobacterium sp. PAMC25594 genome contains the following:
- a CDS encoding polyhydroxyalkanoate depolymerase, producing MLYQLHELQRSFLTPVMQWADMSSKLFTNPVSPLAHTPFSQRIAAGYELMYRLGKDYEKPQFDIKSVLVQGESVDIREHVVVTKPFCRLIHFKKEATGLQQPKVLLVAPLSGHHSTLLRDTVRGLLAEHDVYITDWTDARMVPLTEGPFHLDDYIYYVQEFIRLLAPDLHVISVCQPTVPVLAAISLMATAKDPHMPKTMTMMGGPIDPRRSPTQVNNLATEKKFSWFENTVIYAVPPNYPGFGRKVYPGFLQHAGFIAMNPGRHAQSHREFYMHLVTGDDEPAEGHRQFYNEYNAVLDMPAEYYLETIKTVFQEFSLPMGTWKVGGQLVRPQDITNVALFTVEGELDDISGAGQTQAAHDLCSGIPAEMQQDFVAPKCGHYGIFSGRRWREIICPKIGEFIQKHG from the coding sequence ATGCTTTACCAACTGCACGAACTGCAACGCTCTTTCCTCACCCCGGTGATGCAATGGGCAGACATGTCCTCCAAGTTATTTACCAACCCGGTTTCCCCACTGGCCCACACTCCGTTTTCGCAACGCATCGCAGCCGGCTACGAGCTGATGTACCGCCTTGGCAAAGACTACGAAAAACCGCAATTCGACATCAAATCCGTGCTCGTCCAGGGCGAGAGCGTCGACATCCGCGAACACGTTGTCGTGACAAAACCGTTTTGCCGCCTGATTCACTTCAAAAAAGAAGCCACTGGCTTGCAACAGCCTAAAGTTTTGCTGGTTGCCCCCCTGTCCGGTCACCACTCGACCCTGCTGCGCGATACCGTGCGCGGCTTGCTGGCCGAGCACGATGTCTACATCACCGACTGGACGGACGCGCGCATGGTACCGCTGACGGAAGGCCCGTTCCACCTGGACGACTACATTTACTACGTGCAGGAATTCATCCGCCTGCTGGCGCCTGACTTGCACGTGATTTCCGTCTGTCAACCGACCGTGCCTGTGCTGGCCGCCATCTCGCTGATGGCGACGGCAAAAGATCCGCACATGCCGAAGACCATGACCATGATGGGCGGCCCCATCGACCCGCGCCGCTCGCCCACGCAAGTGAACAACCTGGCGACGGAAAAGAAATTCTCGTGGTTTGAAAACACCGTGATCTACGCGGTGCCGCCGAACTACCCTGGTTTTGGCCGCAAGGTGTATCCGGGCTTCCTGCAGCACGCCGGTTTCATCGCCATGAACCCGGGCCGCCACGCACAAAGCCACCGCGAGTTCTACATGCACCTGGTGACGGGCGATGACGAGCCGGCGGAAGGCCATCGCCAGTTCTACAACGAGTACAACGCCGTGCTGGACATGCCGGCCGAGTACTACCTGGAAACCATCAAAACGGTCTTCCAGGAATTCAGCCTGCCGATGGGCACCTGGAAAGTGGGCGGCCAGCTGGTGCGTCCGCAAGACATCACGAACGTGGCGCTGTTTACCGTAGAAGGCGAACTGGACGACATTTCCGGCGCCGGCCAGACGCAGGCGGCGCATGATTTGTGTTCCGGCATCCCTGCCGAGATGCAGCAAGACTTCGTGGCGCCGAAATGCGGCCATTACGGCATCTTCTCGGGCCGCCGCTGGCGCGAGATCATTTGCCCGAAAATCGGTGAATTCATCCAAAAACACGGCTGA
- a CDS encoding DOPA 4,5-dioxygenase family protein, with amino-acid sequence MSDHNQHAAIDLEWANLLSPQRRTVLRGGGLVAALAASGLAASALAQDGAVKRAKQVKPAAPGKSPWGEHTDTAPTPRPVSVRPGEETLPGKPRAYTDIESYHAHIYFDEDSYQKAALIRKWAAERFQIELGDWNLEPRGPHVTPSFYFGFTNDLLPVIVPWLQLNSLGLTILIHPNTEDPRADHLYYALWVNRSQPVNGYAMKKPGPGEPRVEQIFVNTRPTVKIETSRA; translated from the coding sequence ATGTCTGACCACAATCAACACGCGGCCATCGATCTGGAATGGGCCAATCTCCTCTCTCCGCAACGCCGCACGGTCTTGCGCGGCGGCGGCCTGGTGGCGGCCCTGGCCGCTTCGGGCCTGGCTGCTTCGGCGCTGGCGCAGGATGGCGCCGTCAAACGCGCAAAACAAGTAAAACCAGCTGCGCCCGGCAAAAGTCCGTGGGGCGAGCATACGGATACGGCGCCCACGCCGCGCCCCGTCAGCGTGCGGCCCGGCGAGGAAACCTTGCCGGGCAAGCCGCGCGCCTACACGGATATCGAGAGTTATCACGCGCATATCTATTTTGATGAAGACAGTTACCAGAAGGCGGCGCTGATACGCAAGTGGGCGGCCGAGCGCTTCCAGATCGAGCTGGGCGACTGGAACCTGGAGCCGCGCGGCCCGCACGTGACGCCGTCGTTCTATTTCGGCTTTACCAATGATTTATTGCCTGTGATCGTGCCATGGCTACAGTTGAACAGTCTGGGCCTGACGATATTGATCCACCCGAATACGGAAGATCCCCGTGCCGACCATCTGTATTACGCGCTGTGGGTGAACCGTTCGCAGCCCGTGAACGGCTACGCGATGAAGAAGCCGGGGCCGGGCGAGCCGCGAGTCGAGCAAATCTTTGTCAATACGCGCCCGACAGTGAAAATCGAAACGTCGCGCGCATGA